The sequence GACCTCGGGGGCGCCATACCAGGTGTGGGGCGCGTTGTAGGGCGCATGGCGCGCGCCTTCCAGGATGATATTGTCAGCACCCTCCAGGTAGCACGCATCGGTCGGTACGATTCCATCGCCGATCTGATGGCCGTTGCCAAATGATACCTCATACGAGCGAAAGGCAATGATCTCCTCCAGGGTGCCAAAGCGTCGCCCGCGCACGCTTCGCCCCGCGACGGAGCGATAGCTGATGTGAGGGTAGAAGGCGCCCGGGTAGCGTTCGTTAATCAGGCTGGCGAAGTTCTTGACCCACACCTCGTAGGTGGTATGGGCGGTGCCCAGCGTGGTAAGGCTGGCGACGAAGCGCTGCCCATCGTAGCGTTTGCCATTGTAGGGCAGGTGGCCAAGATAGGCGCGAGCGATGCGCCCGCCAGCGCTGTGGCCGATGAGGTCAATGCGGTCAGCCCCGGTTTCGGCGAGCGCCAGTTCCACCGTTTGCGCCAGCACATCGAGCACCGGTGTGAAGTCGGGATCACGCAGCGAGGCCCACGCGATACGTCCGAAGTCTGTGATATAGACAATACGCCCGTAGGGAGGATTGGCCAGCGTGCGAGCCATGCGCACGTAATCGCCTGGTGATGAGAGCCATCCCCCCACAATCACGATTGGCCGCTGCGGCATATCTCTCCTTACGAAAATGGTTCGACTGATGGCGAATTATCTGCAACAGAGACTTGCTCCCCATAGCTCTACATCTCCACGAACCATTCGTGGAGATGTAGAGCTGTGAAGATGCGGGTAGAAGGTGCGGCTGGCATGCCAACCGAAAGGCGCTTTAGCCCTGCTTGCTGGTCTCGTCTGCGGCTTTTTTAGCAGCCTGGGCGGCCTTTTCCGCGGCCTGGGCAGCCTTTTCTCCAGTCTTCTCCACGGCCTGGGCGGCCTGCTCGGCCGCTCTGGCGGCGCTCTCGGCGGTCTTCTCCGCAGCCTGGGCAGCCTTCTCTCCAGCCTGCTCGCCCGCTCTGGCAGCGGTCTTCTCAGCCGCCTGGGCCGCGCTCGCGACGGCAGGGGTCGCGGTGCTGGTCGCCGGGGAAGGCGGCGCGCTTGATGGCGGCGGCGGCGTATAGACCTGCGCGGCCTTCTTTGTCTCGTCGCTGTCGTTAGTGGTGGTCACCCGGATGCGCCGGGGTTGATCGCGTCCGCCGTTGCCGCCTTCGATGCCGCGGCCGCGCCCGCCTAGCACGGCGTCGGTCAGTTCGCGGGCCATATGGAAGAGTTCCTCGGTCTGGAAGCGGGTCCAGTAGCTATAGAATTTCCAGACGTCGGTGAAGGTGGTACGGACCTCGCGGGTGAACTGCTCCAGGCCCTGGGGGGGCAGGGCGCCACGAATGTAGGAGCGGATCAGGTAGCCGATCGGCTGCACCACTCCTCCAACTGCAGGCAACGGCGCGCCCGGAGGACTGGTTTCAGGACGTGGCGCCGGGGGTGGAGGAGCGGATGGCTCGTATGAACCCGACGCGGCAAACGCCCGGTAGGCGCCTGGCTCGCCGGGCGGGGTATAAGTCGGTGTAGATGGGGTGTAAGTGGGTCTGGCCGGAGTGTAAC is a genomic window of Chloroflexaceae bacterium containing:
- a CDS encoding alpha/beta fold hydrolase; the encoded protein is MPQRPIVIVGGWLSSPGDYVRMARTLANPPYGRIVYITDFGRIAWASLRDPDFTPVLDVLAQTVELALAETGADRIDLIGHSAGGRIARAYLGHLPYNGKRYDGQRFVASLTTLGTAHTTYEVWVKNFASLINERYPGAFYPHISYRSVAGRSVRGRRFGTLEEIIAFRSYEVSFGNGHQIGDGIVPTDACYLEGADNIILEGARHAPYNAPHTWYGAPEVVPLWFEEVAVPA